Proteins from one Dromiciops gliroides isolate mDroGli1 chromosome 6, mDroGli1.pri, whole genome shotgun sequence genomic window:
- the MADD gene encoding MAP kinase-activating death domain protein isoform X22 yields the protein MVQKKICPRLLDYLVIIGARQPSSDSVAQTPELLRRYPLEDYPEFPLPPDVVFFCQPEGCLSVRQRRMSLRDDTSFVFTLTDKDTGVTRYGICVNFYRSFQKRMPKEKADGGAGHRTKEGIKTTSAPEEASAEKSESGPALQPPSADSTPDGNQSPRGKRRAKGGSRSRNSTLTSLCVLSHYPFFTTFRECLYTLKRLVDCCSERLLGKKLAIPRGVQRDTMWRIFTGSLLVEEKSSALLHDLREIEAWIYRLLRSPVPISGQKRVDIEVLPQELQPALTFALPDPSRFSLVDFPLHLPLELLGVDACLQVLSCILLEHKVVLQSRDYNALSMSVMAFVAMIYPLEYMFPVIPLLPTCMASAEQLLLAPTPYIIGVPASFFLYKLDFKMPDDVWLVDLDSNRVIAPTNAEVLPILPEPESLELKKHLKQALASMSLNTQPILNLEKFHEGQEIPLLLGRPSSDLQSTPSTEFNPLIYGNDVDSVDVATRVAMVRFFNSPNVLQGFQMHTRTLRLFPRPVVAFQAGSFLASRPRQTPFAEKLARTQAVEYFGEWILNPTNYAFQRIHNNMFDPASIGDKPKWYAHQLQPIYYRVYDSNSQLAEALSVPPEQDSDSDPTDDSGSDSVDYDSSSSYSSLGDFVSEMMKCDINGDTPNVDPLTHAALGDASEVAFDELQGSQGDLDEPGPDSENSQDHPQPRSSSSTTASSSPSTIIHGANTESADSTEVGDKTATGFSNPLRTLPPGLGKFSLDKREAESGGPSEGPGRKRDYDNPYFEPQYGFPTEDDEDDDEQGESYTPRFNQNLSGSRAQQLLRPNSLKLASDSDAESDSRASSPNSTISNNSSEGFGGIMSFASSLYRNHSTSFSLSNLALPTKGAREKTTPFPSLKVFGLNTLMEIVTEAGPGSGEGGRRALVDQKSSVIKHSPTVKRESPSPQGRASNSSENQQFLKEVVHSVLDGQGVGWLSVKKVRRLLESEQLRGFVLSKLTRLAPAEEGAPQETIPDVEISRKVYKGMLDLLKCMVLSLEQSYANAGLGGMASTFGLLEIAQTHYYSKEPDKRKRSPTDSVNTPVGKDPGLTGRGDPKTMAQLRVPQLGPRAPSATGKGPKELDTRSLKEENFVASIGPEGIKPVFDLGETDEKKSQISADSGVSLMSGSQRSDLESSVSVGPAVMIRSTSQDSEVSNSSGETLGADSDLSSNAGDGPGGDGSAHLAGLRATVSDSEIETNSASGAIFGKTHSLKPSAKEKAVGSPVRPFEDVSQRVYLYEGLLGRDKGSMWDQLEDAAMETFSMSKERSTLWDQMQFWEDAFLDAVMLEREGMGMDQGPQEMIDRYLSLGEHDRKRLEDDEDRLLATLLNNLISYMLLMKVNKNDIRKKVRRLMGKSHIGLVYGQQINEVLDQLASLNGRDVSLQPSGSRHIKKQTFVVHAGTDTSGDIFFMEVCDDCIVLRSSTGAVSERWWYEKLINMTYCPKTKVLCLWRRSGPETQLNKFYTKKCRELYYCVKDSMERAAARQHSAKPGPELGGEFPVQDMRTGEGGLLQVTLEGINLKFMHSQVFIELNHIKKCNTVRGVFVLEEFVPETKEVVSHKYKTPMAHEICYSVLCLFSYVAAARSKEAEGRSKPPRPVSS from the exons ATGGTGCAAAAGAAGATTTGCCCTCGGTTACTGGACTACCTAGTGATCATTGGGGCCAG GCAACCAAGCAGCGATAGTGTGGCCCAGACCCCAGAGTTGCTCCGGCGCTACCCCTTGGAGGACTACCCCGAATTCCCCCTGCCTCCAGATGTGGTGTTTTTCTGCCAGCCTGAGGGATGTCTGAGCGTGCGGCAGAGGCGCATGAGCCTGCGAGACGACACCTCCTTTGTCTTTACCCTCACTGACAAGGACACTGGGGTTACTCGCTATGGCATCTGTGTCAACTTCTACCGCTCCTTCCAGAAGCGGATGCCCAAGGAGAAGGCAGATGGGGGTGCAGGGCACCGCACAAAGGAAGGCATTAAGACCACTTCTGCTCCAGAGGAGGCAAGCGCAGAGAAGTCAGAGAGTGGTCCTGCCTTGCAGCCCCCCAGTGCTGACTCAACCCCTGATGGGAACCAATCTCCCCGGGGCAAGCGCCGGGCTAAGGGGGGCAGCCGCTCCCGCAACAGCACCCTGACATCCCTGTGTGTGCTCAGCCATTACCCTTTCTTCACAACCTTCCGTGAGTGTCTGTACACCCTCAAGCGTTTGGTGGACTGCTGCAGCGAGCGACTCCTCGGCAAGAAGCTGGCCATCCCCCGAGGGGTACAGAG GGACACCATGTGGCGCATCTTCACGGGTTCCCTCCTGGTAGAAGAGAAGTCCAGTGCCCTTCTGCACGACCTTCGTGAGATCGAGGCCTGGATCTATCGATTGTTGCGCTCCCCCGTGCCCATATCTGGCCAGAAGCGAGTGGACATTGAAGTTCTACCCCAGGAGCTACAGCCTGCTCTGACCTTTGCCCTCCCTGACCCATCTCGATTCTCTCTGGTGGATTTCCCATTGCATCTGCCCTTGGAACTTCTGGGTGTAGATGCCTGTTTACAGGTGTTGTCTTGCATCTTGCTGGAGCACAAG GTGGTGCTACAGTCCCGAGACTACAACGCGCTCTCCATGTCGGTGATGGCATTTGTGGCAATGATCTACCCCCTAGAGTACATGTTTCCTGTCATTCCATTGCTTCCTACTTGCATGGCATCTGCAGAGCAG CTGCTTTTGGCCCCTACTCCTTATATCATCGGGGTCCCTGCCAGCTTCTTCCTCTACAAACTGGACTTCAAGATGCCAGATGATGTATGGCTGGTGGATCTGGACAGCAACCGG GTGATCGCACCAACCAATGCAGAGGTGTTGCCCATCCTGCCCGAGCCTGAATCCTTAGAACTGAAAAAGCACTTGAAGCAG GCACTGGCCAGCATGAGTCTGAACACCCAGCCTATCCTCAACCTGGAGAAGTTCCATGAGGGTCAGGAGATCCCGCTGCTCTTGGGAAGGCCGTCCAGTGATTTGCAGTCCACACCTTCCACTGAGTTCAATCCCCTCATCTATGGCAACGACGTGGATTCTGTGGATGTGGCTACCAG ggtggctaTGGTGAGATTCTTCAATTCCCCCAATGTGCTTCAAGGTTTCCAGATGCACACACGAACTCTGCGCCTCTTCCCCCGGCCCGTGGTAGCCTTCCAAGCTGGCTCTTTCCTAGCCTCACGCCCCCGACAGACCCCTTTTGCTGAGAAATTGGCCAGGACCCAAGCTGTGGAGTACTTTGGCGAATGGATCCTCAACCCCACCAACTATGCTTTCCAGAGAATCCACAACA ACATGTTTGATCCAGCCTCGATCGGCGACAAGCCGAAGTGGTACGCACACCAGCTCCAGCCGATCTATTACCGAGTCTATGACAGTAACTCCCAGCTGGCCGAGGCACTGAGCGTACCGCCTGAGCAGGACTCTGACTCTGACCCCACTGACGACAG TGGCAGTGACAGTGTGGATTACGACTCAAGCTCTTCCTATTCATCCCTTGGTGACTTTGTTAGTGAAATGATGAAATGTGACATCAACGGTGATACACCCA ATGTGGATCCACTAACACATGCAGCTCTGGGTGACGCCAGTGAGGTAGCATTTGATGAGCTGCAGGGAAGCCAGGGGGATTTGGACGAGCCTGGTCCGGACAGTGAGAATTCCCAGGACCACCCCCAGCCTCGCTCCAGCTCCAGCACCACGGCCAGCAGCAGTCCCAGCACCATCATTCACGGAGCCAACACT GAATCTGCTGATTCTACAGAGGTGGGTGACAAGACAGCGACAGGATTCTCCAATCCTCTCCGCACTCTGCCCCCTGGTCTTGGCAAATTCAGCCTGGATAAGCGCGAGGCCGAGAGCGGAGGCCCCTCAGAGGGGCCGGGGCGCAAGCGCGACTACGACAACCCATACTTCGAACCTCAGTACGGATTTCCCACTGAGGATGATGAAGACGATGACGAGCAGGGAGAGAGCTATACCCCAAGATTTAACCAAAACCTCAGTGGTAGTAG GGCCCAGCAGCTCCTTCGGCCCAATAGCCTAAAGCTGGCAAGCGATTCAGATGCAGAGTCAGACTCTCGGGCAAGCTCTCCCAACTCCACCATCTCCAACAACAGCAGCGAAGGCTTCGGGGGCATCATGTCCTTTGCCA GTAGCCTGTACCGGAACCATAGCACCAGCTTCAGTCTCTCAAACCTTGCACTGCCCACCAAAGGGGCCAGAGAGAAGACAACACCCTTCCCTAGTCTCAAAG TATTTGGGCTAAATACTCTAATGGAGATTGTTACTGAAGCCGGCCCCGGGAGCGGTGAAG GAGGCCGGCGAGCCTTGGTGGATCAGAAGTCATCCGTCATCAAGCATAGTCCCACCGTGAAAAGAGAGTCTCCGTCACCCCAGGGGCGGGCCAGCAATTCCAG CGAGAACCAGCAGTTCCTGAAGGAGGTTGTGCACAGCGTGCTGGACGGCCAAGGAGTGGGCTGGCTTAGCGTGAAGAAGGTGAGGCGGCTTCTGGAGAGCGAGCAGCTCCGTGGCTTCGTTCTCAGCAAGCTGACCCGCCTGGCGCCGGCCGAGGAAGGCGCCCCCCAGGAGACGATCCCTGATGTG GAGATAAGCCGCAAGGTCTACAAGGGGATGCTAGACCTTCTGAAATGTATGGTGCTGAGCCTGGAGCAGTCCTATGCTAACGCTGGCCTCGGCGGCATGGCCAGCACCTTTGGGCTCCTGGAGATTGCCCAGACCCACTACTACAGCAAAG AGCCAGATAAACGGAAGAGAAGTCCTACAGATAGTGTGAACACACCAGTTGGCAAGGATCCAGGCCTGACTGGGCGGGGAGACCCAAAGACCATGGCCCAGCTGAGGGTTCCCCAGTTGGGACCACGGGCACCAAGTGCCACAGGAAAGGGCCCCAAGGAGCTGGACACCAGAAGTctaaaggaagagaattttgtgGCTTCTATTG GGCCTGAGGGAATTAAACCTGTCTTTGACCTTGGTGAGACAGATGAGAAGAAGTCCCAGATCAGCGCAGACAGTGGAGTGAGCCTGATGTCTGGTTCTCAG AGAAGTGACCTGGAATCCAGCGTTAGTGTAGGCCCAGCAGTTATGATCCGAAGCACAAGCCAGGATTCTGAA GTGAGTAACAGCTCTGGAGAGACCCTGGGAGCAGACAGCGACCTGAGCAGCAATGCAGGTGATGGACCAGGTGGCGATGGCAGCGCCCACCTGGCAGGACTTCGTGCCACTGTGTCTGACAGCGAAATTGAGACCAATTCTGCCTCAGGCGCCATCTTT GGCAAAACCCACAGTCTGAAGCCAAGTGCAAAGGAGAAAGCAGTGGGCAGCCCGGTTCGTCCTTTTGAAGACGTGAGCCAGCGTGTCTACCTCTATGAGGGACTCCTAG GAAGGGACAAAGGATCCATGTGGGACCAGTTAGAGGATGCAGCTATGGAGACCTTCTCTATGA GTAAGGAGCGTTCTACCCTGTGGGACCAGATGCAGTTCTGGGAAGATGCCTTCCTTGATGCCGTGATGttggagagagaaggaatgggCATGGATCAGGGACCCCAGGAAATGATCGACAG GTACCTGTCCCTGGGAGAACATGACCGGAAGCGTCTGGAGGATGATGAAGATCGATTGCTGGCCACACTCTTGAACAACCTCATCTCTTATATGCTTCTGATGAAG GTAAACAAAAATGACATCCGGAAGAAGGTGAGGCGACTGATGGGGAAGTCACATATTGGGCTTGTGTATGGCCAGCAGATAAACGAGGTGCTAGATCAGCTAGCCAGCCTG AATGGGCGGGACGTGTCTCTCCAGCCAAGTGGCAGCCGTCACATCAAGAAACAAACATTTGTGGTGCACGCGGGGACAGACACCAGTGGGGATATCTTCTTCATGGAG GTGTGTGACGACTGTATCGTCTTACGCAGCAGCACGGGCGCGGTGTCCGAGCGCTGGTGGTACGAGAAGCTCATCAACATGACCTACTGCCCCAAGACCAAGGTGCTGTGCCTGTGGAGAAGGAGCGGGCCTGAGACGCAGCTCAACAAGTTCTACACCAAGAAG TGTCGGGAGCTGTACTACTGTGTGAAGGACAGCATGGAGCGTGCTGCGGCCCGACAGCACAGCGCCAAGCCAG GTCCAGAGCTGGGTGGTGAGTTCCCAGTGCAAGACATGAGGACGGGCGAGGGTGGCTTGCTTCAGGTTACGCTGGAGGGGATCAACCTTAAGTTCATGCATAGCCAG GTTTTCATAGAGCTGAATCACATTAAAAAGTGCAATACAGTTCGAGGCGTCTTTGTCCTGGAGGAATTTG TTCCTGAAACTAAAGAAGTGGTGAGCCACAAGTACAAGACGCCAATG GCCCACGAGATCTGCTACTCCGTGTTGTGTCTCTTCTCTTATGTGGCTGCTGCTCGGAGCAAGGAGGCTGAGGGCAGAAGCAAACCCCCCCGGCCAGTCTCTAGCTGA
- the MADD gene encoding MAP kinase-activating death domain protein isoform X20 produces MVQKKICPRLLDYLVIIGARQPSSDSVAQTPELLRRYPLEDYPEFPLPPDVVFFCQPEGCLSVRQRRMSLRDDTSFVFTLTDKDTGVTRYGICVNFYRSFQKRMPKEKADGGAGHRTKEGIKTTSAPEEASAEKSESGPALQPPSADSTPDGNQSPRGKRRAKGGSRSRNSTLTSLCVLSHYPFFTTFRECLYTLKRLVDCCSERLLGKKLAIPRGVQRDTMWRIFTGSLLVEEKSSALLHDLREIEAWIYRLLRSPVPISGQKRVDIEVLPQELQPALTFALPDPSRFSLVDFPLHLPLELLGVDACLQVLSCILLEHKVVLQSRDYNALSMSVMAFVAMIYPLEYMFPVIPLLPTCMASAEQLLLAPTPYIIGVPASFFLYKLDFKMPDDVWLVDLDSNRVIAPTNAEVLPILPEPESLELKKHLKQALASMSLNTQPILNLEKFHEGQEIPLLLGRPSSDLQSTPSTEFNPLIYGNDVDSVDVATRVAMVRFFNSPNVLQGFQMHTRTLRLFPRPVVAFQAGSFLASRPRQTPFAEKLARTQAVEYFGEWILNPTNYAFQRIHNNMFDPASIGDKPKWYAHQLQPIYYRVYDSNSQLAEALSVPPEQDSDSDPTDDSGSDSVDYDSSSSYSSLGDFVSEMMKCDINGDTPNVDPLTHAALGDASEVAFDELQGSQGDLDEPGPDSENSQDHPQPRSSSSTTASSSPSTIIHGANTESADSTEVGDKTATGFSNPLRTLPPGLGKFSLDKREAESGGPSEGPGRKRDYDNPYFEPQYGFPTEDDEDDDEQGESYTPRFNQNLSGSRAQQLLRPNSLKLASDSDAESDSRASSPNSTISNNSSEGFGGIMSFASSLYRNHSTSFSLSNLALPTKGAREKTTPFPSLKGGRRALVDQKSSVIKHSPTVKRESPSPQGRASNSSENQQFLKEVVHSVLDGQGVGWLSVKKVRRLLESEQLRGFVLSKLTRLAPAEEGAPQETIPDVEISRKVYKGMLDLLKCMVLSLEQSYANAGLGGMASTFGLLEIAQTHYYSKEPDKRKRSPTDSVNTPVGKDPGLTGRGDPKTMAQLRVPQLGPRAPSATGKGPKELDTRSLKEENFVASIELWNKHQEVKKQKALDKQRPEGIKPVFDLGETDEKKSQISADSGVSLMSGSQRSDLESSVSVGPAVMIRSTSQDSEVSNSSGETLGADSDLSSNAGDGPGGDGSAHLAGLRATVSDSEIETNSASGAIFGKTHSLKPSAKEKAVGSPVRPFEDVSQRVYLYEGLLGRDKGSMWDQLEDAAMETFSMSKERSTLWDQMQFWEDAFLDAVMLEREGMGMDQGPQEMIDRYLSLGEHDRKRLEDDEDRLLATLLNNLISYMLLMKVNKNDIRKKVRRLMGKSHIGLVYGQQINEVLDQLASLNGRDVSLQPSGSRHIKKQTFVVHAGTDTSGDIFFMEVCDDCIVLRSSTGAVSERWWYEKLINMTYCPKTKVLCLWRRSGPETQLNKFYTKKCRELYYCVKDSMERAAARQHSAKPGPELGGEFPVQDMRTGEGGLLQVTLEGINLKFMHSQERKVFIELNHIKKCNTVRGVFVLEEFVPETKEVVSHKYKTPMAHEICYSVLCLFSYVAAARSKEAEGRSKPPRPVSS; encoded by the exons ATGGTGCAAAAGAAGATTTGCCCTCGGTTACTGGACTACCTAGTGATCATTGGGGCCAG GCAACCAAGCAGCGATAGTGTGGCCCAGACCCCAGAGTTGCTCCGGCGCTACCCCTTGGAGGACTACCCCGAATTCCCCCTGCCTCCAGATGTGGTGTTTTTCTGCCAGCCTGAGGGATGTCTGAGCGTGCGGCAGAGGCGCATGAGCCTGCGAGACGACACCTCCTTTGTCTTTACCCTCACTGACAAGGACACTGGGGTTACTCGCTATGGCATCTGTGTCAACTTCTACCGCTCCTTCCAGAAGCGGATGCCCAAGGAGAAGGCAGATGGGGGTGCAGGGCACCGCACAAAGGAAGGCATTAAGACCACTTCTGCTCCAGAGGAGGCAAGCGCAGAGAAGTCAGAGAGTGGTCCTGCCTTGCAGCCCCCCAGTGCTGACTCAACCCCTGATGGGAACCAATCTCCCCGGGGCAAGCGCCGGGCTAAGGGGGGCAGCCGCTCCCGCAACAGCACCCTGACATCCCTGTGTGTGCTCAGCCATTACCCTTTCTTCACAACCTTCCGTGAGTGTCTGTACACCCTCAAGCGTTTGGTGGACTGCTGCAGCGAGCGACTCCTCGGCAAGAAGCTGGCCATCCCCCGAGGGGTACAGAG GGACACCATGTGGCGCATCTTCACGGGTTCCCTCCTGGTAGAAGAGAAGTCCAGTGCCCTTCTGCACGACCTTCGTGAGATCGAGGCCTGGATCTATCGATTGTTGCGCTCCCCCGTGCCCATATCTGGCCAGAAGCGAGTGGACATTGAAGTTCTACCCCAGGAGCTACAGCCTGCTCTGACCTTTGCCCTCCCTGACCCATCTCGATTCTCTCTGGTGGATTTCCCATTGCATCTGCCCTTGGAACTTCTGGGTGTAGATGCCTGTTTACAGGTGTTGTCTTGCATCTTGCTGGAGCACAAG GTGGTGCTACAGTCCCGAGACTACAACGCGCTCTCCATGTCGGTGATGGCATTTGTGGCAATGATCTACCCCCTAGAGTACATGTTTCCTGTCATTCCATTGCTTCCTACTTGCATGGCATCTGCAGAGCAG CTGCTTTTGGCCCCTACTCCTTATATCATCGGGGTCCCTGCCAGCTTCTTCCTCTACAAACTGGACTTCAAGATGCCAGATGATGTATGGCTGGTGGATCTGGACAGCAACCGG GTGATCGCACCAACCAATGCAGAGGTGTTGCCCATCCTGCCCGAGCCTGAATCCTTAGAACTGAAAAAGCACTTGAAGCAG GCACTGGCCAGCATGAGTCTGAACACCCAGCCTATCCTCAACCTGGAGAAGTTCCATGAGGGTCAGGAGATCCCGCTGCTCTTGGGAAGGCCGTCCAGTGATTTGCAGTCCACACCTTCCACTGAGTTCAATCCCCTCATCTATGGCAACGACGTGGATTCTGTGGATGTGGCTACCAG ggtggctaTGGTGAGATTCTTCAATTCCCCCAATGTGCTTCAAGGTTTCCAGATGCACACACGAACTCTGCGCCTCTTCCCCCGGCCCGTGGTAGCCTTCCAAGCTGGCTCTTTCCTAGCCTCACGCCCCCGACAGACCCCTTTTGCTGAGAAATTGGCCAGGACCCAAGCTGTGGAGTACTTTGGCGAATGGATCCTCAACCCCACCAACTATGCTTTCCAGAGAATCCACAACA ACATGTTTGATCCAGCCTCGATCGGCGACAAGCCGAAGTGGTACGCACACCAGCTCCAGCCGATCTATTACCGAGTCTATGACAGTAACTCCCAGCTGGCCGAGGCACTGAGCGTACCGCCTGAGCAGGACTCTGACTCTGACCCCACTGACGACAG TGGCAGTGACAGTGTGGATTACGACTCAAGCTCTTCCTATTCATCCCTTGGTGACTTTGTTAGTGAAATGATGAAATGTGACATCAACGGTGATACACCCA ATGTGGATCCACTAACACATGCAGCTCTGGGTGACGCCAGTGAGGTAGCATTTGATGAGCTGCAGGGAAGCCAGGGGGATTTGGACGAGCCTGGTCCGGACAGTGAGAATTCCCAGGACCACCCCCAGCCTCGCTCCAGCTCCAGCACCACGGCCAGCAGCAGTCCCAGCACCATCATTCACGGAGCCAACACT GAATCTGCTGATTCTACAGAGGTGGGTGACAAGACAGCGACAGGATTCTCCAATCCTCTCCGCACTCTGCCCCCTGGTCTTGGCAAATTCAGCCTGGATAAGCGCGAGGCCGAGAGCGGAGGCCCCTCAGAGGGGCCGGGGCGCAAGCGCGACTACGACAACCCATACTTCGAACCTCAGTACGGATTTCCCACTGAGGATGATGAAGACGATGACGAGCAGGGAGAGAGCTATACCCCAAGATTTAACCAAAACCTCAGTGGTAGTAG GGCCCAGCAGCTCCTTCGGCCCAATAGCCTAAAGCTGGCAAGCGATTCAGATGCAGAGTCAGACTCTCGGGCAAGCTCTCCCAACTCCACCATCTCCAACAACAGCAGCGAAGGCTTCGGGGGCATCATGTCCTTTGCCA GTAGCCTGTACCGGAACCATAGCACCAGCTTCAGTCTCTCAAACCTTGCACTGCCCACCAAAGGGGCCAGAGAGAAGACAACACCCTTCCCTAGTCTCAAAG GAGGCCGGCGAGCCTTGGTGGATCAGAAGTCATCCGTCATCAAGCATAGTCCCACCGTGAAAAGAGAGTCTCCGTCACCCCAGGGGCGGGCCAGCAATTCCAG CGAGAACCAGCAGTTCCTGAAGGAGGTTGTGCACAGCGTGCTGGACGGCCAAGGAGTGGGCTGGCTTAGCGTGAAGAAGGTGAGGCGGCTTCTGGAGAGCGAGCAGCTCCGTGGCTTCGTTCTCAGCAAGCTGACCCGCCTGGCGCCGGCCGAGGAAGGCGCCCCCCAGGAGACGATCCCTGATGTG GAGATAAGCCGCAAGGTCTACAAGGGGATGCTAGACCTTCTGAAATGTATGGTGCTGAGCCTGGAGCAGTCCTATGCTAACGCTGGCCTCGGCGGCATGGCCAGCACCTTTGGGCTCCTGGAGATTGCCCAGACCCACTACTACAGCAAAG AGCCAGATAAACGGAAGAGAAGTCCTACAGATAGTGTGAACACACCAGTTGGCAAGGATCCAGGCCTGACTGGGCGGGGAGACCCAAAGACCATGGCCCAGCTGAGGGTTCCCCAGTTGGGACCACGGGCACCAAGTGCCACAGGAAAGGGCCCCAAGGAGCTGGACACCAGAAGTctaaaggaagagaattttgtgGCTTCTATTG AGTTGTGGAACAAGCACCAGgaagtgaaaaaacaaaaagctttggACAAACAGA GGCCTGAGGGAATTAAACCTGTCTTTGACCTTGGTGAGACAGATGAGAAGAAGTCCCAGATCAGCGCAGACAGTGGAGTGAGCCTGATGTCTGGTTCTCAG AGAAGTGACCTGGAATCCAGCGTTAGTGTAGGCCCAGCAGTTATGATCCGAAGCACAAGCCAGGATTCTGAA GTGAGTAACAGCTCTGGAGAGACCCTGGGAGCAGACAGCGACCTGAGCAGCAATGCAGGTGATGGACCAGGTGGCGATGGCAGCGCCCACCTGGCAGGACTTCGTGCCACTGTGTCTGACAGCGAAATTGAGACCAATTCTGCCTCAGGCGCCATCTTT GGCAAAACCCACAGTCTGAAGCCAAGTGCAAAGGAGAAAGCAGTGGGCAGCCCGGTTCGTCCTTTTGAAGACGTGAGCCAGCGTGTCTACCTCTATGAGGGACTCCTAG GAAGGGACAAAGGATCCATGTGGGACCAGTTAGAGGATGCAGCTATGGAGACCTTCTCTATGA GTAAGGAGCGTTCTACCCTGTGGGACCAGATGCAGTTCTGGGAAGATGCCTTCCTTGATGCCGTGATGttggagagagaaggaatgggCATGGATCAGGGACCCCAGGAAATGATCGACAG GTACCTGTCCCTGGGAGAACATGACCGGAAGCGTCTGGAGGATGATGAAGATCGATTGCTGGCCACACTCTTGAACAACCTCATCTCTTATATGCTTCTGATGAAG GTAAACAAAAATGACATCCGGAAGAAGGTGAGGCGACTGATGGGGAAGTCACATATTGGGCTTGTGTATGGCCAGCAGATAAACGAGGTGCTAGATCAGCTAGCCAGCCTG AATGGGCGGGACGTGTCTCTCCAGCCAAGTGGCAGCCGTCACATCAAGAAACAAACATTTGTGGTGCACGCGGGGACAGACACCAGTGGGGATATCTTCTTCATGGAG GTGTGTGACGACTGTATCGTCTTACGCAGCAGCACGGGCGCGGTGTCCGAGCGCTGGTGGTACGAGAAGCTCATCAACATGACCTACTGCCCCAAGACCAAGGTGCTGTGCCTGTGGAGAAGGAGCGGGCCTGAGACGCAGCTCAACAAGTTCTACACCAAGAAG TGTCGGGAGCTGTACTACTGTGTGAAGGACAGCATGGAGCGTGCTGCGGCCCGACAGCACAGCGCCAAGCCAG GTCCAGAGCTGGGTGGTGAGTTCCCAGTGCAAGACATGAGGACGGGCGAGGGTGGCTTGCTTCAGGTTACGCTGGAGGGGATCAACCTTAAGTTCATGCATAGCCAG GAGCGGAAG GTTTTCATAGAGCTGAATCACATTAAAAAGTGCAATACAGTTCGAGGCGTCTTTGTCCTGGAGGAATTTG TTCCTGAAACTAAAGAAGTGGTGAGCCACAAGTACAAGACGCCAATG GCCCACGAGATCTGCTACTCCGTGTTGTGTCTCTTCTCTTATGTGGCTGCTGCTCGGAGCAAGGAGGCTGAGGGCAGAAGCAAACCCCCCCGGCCAGTCTCTAGCTGA